The following proteins are encoded in a genomic region of Reichenbachiella sp.:
- a CDS encoding transglycosylase domain-containing protein — protein sequence MNKYKKLIALVWILLATGVLAIFFMFYSIKIDAFGLFGGLPSTKSLEKPDPDLSSELFSADGVSLGKYFRHNRTEVSYNELSQELIDALLVTEDIRFTQHSGIDLRGLGRVLFQTILMGNRNAGGGSTLTQQVAKNLFKTRDLGGKLSDVPGFGIFIIKMKEWIVSVQLEASYTKEEILAMYLNTIEYGNNTYGIKVAAQTYFNKLPSELNHKESAILVGLINKPTRYNPIRNPEFAMEKRTEILYNLLKYGKIDQEAYDSLKVSDFGLQYKVQDQNEGLATYFRTVMRNFLMGWAKTNDYDLFADGLKIYTTIDSRMQLYAEQAMAEEMDTLQSVFINHLQGDAPWIDEDGNEILDFVDKAIKRTPNYRSLAKKYGEDSDSLNYWLNYPRDMTVFSWGGEIDTTFSLIDSLKYYKHFLQAGFMAMDPQTGHIKAWVGGINHKYFKFDHVKQSKRQPGSTFKPFVYTAAIDLGYSPCYTAVDAPVTWMMDDPEKPTWTPQNANGKFTGQTMTIRQAMAASVNSVTARIMQKITPRAAVDMAHTCGIESDLPAVPALCLGIGEVSLYELVGAYSTFANQGVWTQPFFITRIEDKNGVVIQDFIPKRREALSEKTAYLMIHMLKGAMEERNGSAHALDYRLKQNNEIGSKTGTTQNASDGWYMGVTHDLVAGAWVGGDDRSIHFKYWALGQGGKTARPIWENFMLKVYDDPRTGVEKGYFKKPSTPLGVELDCDLYEGGTTEADSLNIDLGFDDLDL from the coding sequence ATGAATAAATACAAGAAGCTAATCGCATTAGTTTGGATTTTACTTGCCACCGGAGTACTGGCTATCTTCTTCATGTTTTATTCTATTAAAATTGACGCCTTTGGATTATTCGGTGGTCTTCCAAGTACTAAGTCTTTAGAAAAGCCTGATCCAGATCTTTCTTCTGAATTGTTCTCTGCTGATGGAGTTTCTCTTGGCAAATACTTTCGCCATAACAGAACAGAAGTCTCCTATAATGAGCTTTCTCAAGAACTCATAGATGCATTGCTAGTAACTGAAGATATAAGATTTACTCAGCATTCGGGGATTGATTTGCGTGGACTCGGCCGTGTGCTTTTCCAGACCATCCTCATGGGAAACAGAAATGCTGGAGGAGGAAGTACACTCACACAACAGGTAGCCAAAAATCTTTTCAAAACCAGAGACTTGGGTGGAAAACTTAGTGATGTGCCTGGCTTCGGCATATTCATTATTAAAATGAAAGAATGGATAGTTTCCGTTCAATTAGAAGCCTCCTATACCAAAGAAGAGATTCTTGCCATGTATCTCAATACGATTGAATATGGAAATAATACTTATGGTATCAAAGTAGCTGCACAGACCTATTTCAACAAATTGCCTAGTGAATTGAATCATAAGGAGTCAGCGATTCTTGTTGGATTAATTAATAAACCTACACGTTACAATCCTATCCGAAACCCTGAATTTGCTATGGAAAAAAGGACTGAGATTCTTTACAATCTATTGAAGTACGGAAAAATAGATCAGGAAGCCTATGACTCATTGAAGGTATCAGATTTTGGACTTCAGTATAAGGTTCAAGATCAAAATGAGGGACTCGCCACTTACTTCCGAACAGTGATGAGGAATTTCCTTATGGGCTGGGCTAAAACCAATGATTATGATCTATTCGCAGATGGACTGAAAATATATACGACTATAGATAGTCGCATGCAGCTGTACGCAGAGCAAGCAATGGCCGAAGAAATGGATACCTTGCAAAGTGTATTTATCAACCATCTACAGGGAGATGCGCCATGGATAGATGAAGATGGCAATGAAATTCTAGACTTCGTTGATAAGGCCATTAAACGTACACCCAACTACAGATCCCTTGCCAAAAAATATGGCGAAGATTCAGACTCTCTAAACTATTGGCTCAACTACCCAAGAGATATGACAGTATTTAGCTGGGGAGGAGAAATAGACACCACTTTCAGCTTGATTGATTCTCTTAAATACTACAAGCATTTTCTGCAAGCTGGCTTTATGGCTATGGACCCTCAAACTGGTCATATTAAAGCATGGGTAGGAGGCATCAATCACAAGTACTTCAAATTTGATCACGTCAAGCAAAGCAAACGTCAACCAGGTTCTACGTTCAAGCCTTTCGTCTATACGGCCGCCATTGACTTGGGGTATTCGCCATGCTATACCGCAGTAGATGCACCTGTGACTTGGATGATGGACGATCCTGAAAAACCAACCTGGACACCTCAAAACGCCAATGGAAAATTCACTGGTCAAACAATGACCATTCGACAGGCGATGGCCGCGTCAGTAAATTCGGTGACCGCTCGTATCATGCAAAAAATCACTCCTCGTGCTGCTGTGGATATGGCACACACTTGTGGAATTGAAAGCGATCTACCTGCCGTTCCAGCTCTCTGTTTGGGAATTGGAGAGGTATCCTTATATGAATTAGTAGGGGCCTATTCCACATTTGCCAATCAGGGTGTATGGACTCAGCCATTTTTTATCACTAGGATAGAAGATAAGAATGGTGTTGTCATTCAAGATTTCATACCTAAAAGGAGAGAGGCCTTGAGCGAAAAAACAGCCTATTTAATGATTCATATGCTCAAAGGAGCCATGGAAGAAAGAAATGGATCTGCACATGCACTGGATTACAGATTAAAGCAGAACAATGAAATCGGCTCGAAAACCGGGACCACACAAAATGCATCTGACGGTTGGTACATGGGCGTGACCCATGACTTAGTAGCTGGTGCATGGGTAGGTGGTGATGACCGTAGTATACACTTCAAATACTGGGCTTTAGGGCAAGGAGGAAAAACCGCTCGTCCTATATGGGAAAATTTTATGTTAAAAGTTTACGACGACCCAAGAACAGGTGTAGAAAAGGGGTATTTCAAAAAACCTAGTACCCCACTTGGCGTAGAATTAGATTGCGACCTCTATGAAGGTGGTACAACAGAGGCAGATTCCTTAAACATAGATTTAGGCTTTGATGACCTTGATCTTTAA
- a CDS encoding methyltransferase has product MSNSYHNMTAHYNAYFIALEHIKTIEQTIEDQYDWNYNLILPIFPQFDSTAASSFNDQIEDCIEKASLAIQRHKGSKWEDDSYVLVGKARFYSLDYQNAVETFKYVNTKGKDDNAKHEALVALMRTFIEYKESNNAIAVSDYLKKEKLNKKNLKNLYLTRGYLYQKSGDYNNMVQNLIQAEDLITNFKERARINFIIGQVYQSLGFDGEAYNYYKQTLKNNPPYELSFYTKLNMAQVTQLAKTNDAKKVRKYFKKLLKDRKNEEFKDKIYYEMAKFEVRHGYLDQGIAYYNSSIRSSVNNNRQKAHSYLSLGKIYYDSLAEYKLAKLYYDSTLSVLPKDEAEYAEIEARQKILENFVEQYTIIQVNDSLLNLTNLPPDSLDRFLDAYIAQEEAAEMKRREEEKKRKRNAARLAANNSSVFSQNTGGIGANNYEGTTWYFYNTAAVSRGKSEFKRVWGDRKLEDNWRRSNSTASISADDENEEPGPGGEKVSNKDSEEEEAEFKIDKSELLATLPQTAEDKQKLLDEIEEATYQLGKIYNFDLNEKHNSSETYESLFTRFPESEYRHEVLYLLYIIFKELENIPKSERYKNILLEEAPESIYAKIIINPNYRAESQAASEKLKLIYAQAYSSYQSGNYQEAMGLINDGLREYPDNDFVDNMALLKILVQGKSESIYKYQYELNNFIATYSESELLPYADSLVTASEQYQINLVNSTRAKYIPKFEKPHFFIFVYQTDQELSDALPQYFKTLIAEDSPLKIGNLILDEQYSMILISEFSDKETAITFNKEVETEKPAEKINKTGKFYNFVITKDNFNILYQTKELDTYLKFYRKNYQQ; this is encoded by the coding sequence ATGAGTAACTCTTATCACAATATGACGGCCCACTATAATGCTTACTTCATTGCATTAGAGCATATCAAAACTATAGAACAAACCATAGAGGATCAATACGACTGGAATTACAATCTGATTCTACCCATTTTTCCACAATTCGATTCCACTGCAGCCAGTTCGTTTAATGATCAGATAGAAGATTGCATAGAAAAAGCTTCATTGGCCATTCAAAGACACAAAGGATCTAAATGGGAAGACGACTCATATGTTTTGGTAGGCAAGGCCAGATTCTACAGTCTAGATTATCAAAATGCAGTAGAGACTTTTAAATATGTAAACACTAAAGGCAAAGACGATAATGCTAAACATGAAGCGCTTGTTGCACTGATGCGAACGTTTATAGAATATAAAGAAAGCAACAATGCCATTGCCGTTTCAGATTACCTCAAGAAAGAAAAGCTCAACAAGAAGAATCTAAAGAACCTTTACCTAACCAGGGGGTATTTGTATCAGAAGAGTGGGGACTACAACAATATGGTTCAAAATCTAATTCAGGCTGAAGACCTCATTACTAATTTCAAGGAAAGGGCAAGAATCAATTTTATCATTGGACAAGTGTACCAATCTTTAGGGTTCGACGGCGAAGCTTACAACTACTATAAACAGACACTCAAGAATAACCCTCCGTATGAACTATCTTTTTATACTAAATTGAACATGGCGCAGGTTACACAACTTGCCAAAACTAATGACGCAAAAAAAGTTAGGAAGTATTTCAAGAAGCTACTCAAAGACCGAAAGAATGAAGAGTTTAAGGATAAGATCTACTATGAAATGGCCAAATTCGAAGTGCGCCATGGCTATTTGGACCAAGGCATAGCCTATTATAATTCTTCCATTCGATCGAGTGTCAATAACAACAGACAAAAAGCACACAGTTATTTAAGTCTCGGCAAGATCTATTACGATAGTCTAGCTGAATATAAACTAGCTAAATTGTATTATGACAGTACACTAAGTGTGCTTCCCAAGGATGAAGCAGAATATGCAGAAATAGAAGCCCGACAGAAAATTTTAGAAAATTTCGTTGAGCAGTACACGATCATCCAGGTTAACGATAGTTTGCTTAACCTAACCAATTTACCTCCTGATTCTTTGGATCGATTTCTTGATGCCTACATTGCACAAGAAGAGGCTGCAGAAATGAAGCGACGAGAGGAGGAGAAAAAGAGAAAAAGAAATGCAGCCAGATTGGCGGCTAACAACTCTAGTGTATTTAGCCAAAACACAGGAGGGATTGGAGCCAACAACTATGAAGGCACCACTTGGTACTTCTATAATACGGCAGCCGTTTCGCGAGGGAAGTCTGAATTTAAAAGGGTCTGGGGGGATCGAAAGCTAGAAGACAATTGGCGCAGGTCAAATAGTACGGCCAGCATTTCAGCTGATGATGAAAATGAAGAGCCAGGTCCAGGCGGTGAAAAAGTTTCCAACAAGGATTCGGAGGAAGAAGAAGCGGAATTCAAAATTGACAAATCAGAGCTATTAGCCACTTTGCCTCAGACGGCAGAAGACAAACAAAAGCTGCTCGACGAAATAGAAGAAGCGACCTACCAACTAGGAAAAATTTACAACTTTGATTTGAATGAAAAACATAACTCTTCAGAAACTTATGAGAGTCTTTTTACTCGTTTTCCAGAGTCTGAATATCGTCACGAAGTATTGTATCTGCTCTATATAATTTTTAAAGAATTAGAAAATATTCCTAAATCTGAACGATACAAAAACATTTTACTCGAAGAAGCTCCAGAAAGTATCTATGCGAAAATTATTATCAACCCTAACTATAGAGCCGAATCACAAGCTGCAAGTGAAAAGCTAAAGCTAATATATGCACAGGCTTACAGTAGTTATCAAAGCGGCAACTATCAAGAAGCTATGGGCTTGATCAATGATGGCTTGAGAGAATATCCAGACAATGACTTTGTGGATAACATGGCTCTATTGAAAATACTTGTTCAAGGAAAGTCTGAGTCAATATATAAGTACCAATATGAGTTAAATAACTTTATCGCTACATATTCAGAAAGTGAGCTATTACCATATGCTGATTCTTTGGTAACTGCTTCAGAGCAGTATCAGATCAATCTGGTCAATAGTACGAGAGCGAAATACATTCCAAAATTTGAAAAACCTCATTTCTTCATCTTTGTTTATCAAACTGATCAGGAACTTTCAGATGCACTGCCACAGTATTTTAAAACACTTATTGCCGAGGACAGCCCACTGAAAATTGGAAATTTAATTCTGGACGAGCAGTATTCGATGATTCTTATCTCGGAATTTTCTGACAAGGAAACCGCCATCACTTTCAACAAGGAGGTAGAGACTGAAAAGCCTGCTGAAAAAATTAATAAGACTGGCAAATTCTATAATTTCGTAATCACGAAAGATAATTTCAACATTCTTTATCAAACAAAGGAATTGGACACGTATCTTAAGTTCTACAGGAAAAATTACCAGCAATGA
- a CDS encoding M23 family metallopeptidase codes for MEQKRTLSNRLTTKYLLIVRNEENFAEKSTYSFTYSKIILVLMLSFFAFFGLSFYLSTSLLEAWFDPRFAELKATKQVMELATRVDSLQLEVKRKDDFISNIKTIMSGEDTQYTDVENTGSIESSEISEIVESQGVNAIDSQFREEFEKGGLEFQLTDNRLSEELKDFFLFKPVDGIVSEHFDPQIDHLAIDIVAKQDEPVKSVADGTVIFASWTQDSGYVLAIQHRGNLISMYKHNSDLLKNVGNFVTAGEVVSIIGNTGELTSGPHLHFELWYNGNPINPEELIRF; via the coding sequence TTGGAACAAAAGAGAACCCTTTCTAATCGGCTAACTACTAAATATTTACTCATTGTAAGAAATGAGGAAAATTTTGCTGAAAAATCAACTTATAGTTTCACATACTCTAAGATTATTTTGGTTTTGATGCTTTCCTTTTTTGCCTTCTTTGGTTTGAGTTTTTATTTATCCACCTCGTTATTGGAAGCTTGGTTTGATCCTCGCTTTGCTGAGCTGAAGGCAACCAAGCAGGTGATGGAATTAGCGACACGAGTGGATTCTCTTCAATTAGAAGTAAAAAGGAAGGATGATTTTATTAGCAACATCAAGACGATCATGTCTGGTGAGGATACCCAATATACAGATGTGGAAAATACAGGGAGTATTGAAAGTAGTGAGATTTCTGAAATTGTCGAATCTCAAGGTGTCAATGCAATCGATTCTCAATTCCGGGAGGAGTTTGAGAAGGGTGGACTTGAATTTCAATTGACCGACAACAGACTATCAGAAGAGCTCAAAGACTTTTTTCTCTTCAAACCAGTGGACGGCATCGTGTCTGAACATTTCGATCCACAAATTGATCATCTGGCAATTGATATTGTAGCTAAACAAGATGAGCCAGTCAAATCTGTAGCTGATGGAACTGTAATTTTTGCTTCCTGGACACAGGATAGCGGGTATGTTTTAGCCATCCAGCATAGGGGCAATTTGATCTCTATGTATAAACACAATTCGGATTTGTTGAAAAACGTAGGTAATTTTGTCACCGCGGGAGAAGTGGTGTCTATCATTGGGAACACTGGAGAGCTCACTTCAGGTCCGCATTTGCATTTTGAACTGTGGTACAATGGTAATCCCATTAACCCAGAGGAATTGATTAGATTTTAA
- a CDS encoding polymer-forming cytoskeletal protein, whose translation MFNNKQEIKEVEELSNSSNIIGKGTLLNGDIETYGNIRIEGKIVGNMKTKSKAACGHSSHIEGNLIAQNAEIAGHVTGKVEVSELLILKPSAIINGDIITNKLIVESGATFNGGCKMGVTIKEIQIGDTAEGKSKLLKAE comes from the coding sequence ATGTTTAATAATAAGCAAGAAATCAAAGAAGTGGAAGAACTTAGCAACTCTAGTAACATCATTGGCAAGGGAACCCTTCTGAATGGTGATATCGAAACTTACGGTAATATCCGGATAGAAGGAAAGATCGTAGGGAATATGAAAACCAAATCCAAAGCCGCATGTGGACATTCTTCACATATCGAAGGTAACTTGATCGCACAAAACGCAGAGATCGCAGGCCATGTGACTGGAAAAGTAGAAGTTTCTGAATTATTGATCCTTAAACCATCTGCAATCATCAACGGTGATATCATTACTAACAAGTTGATCGTGGAATCTGGAGCTACCTTCAATGGTGGATGTAAAATGGGCGTAACCATTAAAGAAATTCAAATTGGAGACACCGCAGAAGGAAAATCAAAACTCCTCAAAGCCGAATAA
- a CDS encoding AtpZ/AtpI family protein, which produces METPQKENQNSSKPNKEEDQPLSYLKFSGMAFEMLAYIIIGYWVGNQLDQHFEFDSILTLVGIMLGIAGALINLFRKLPKN; this is translated from the coding sequence TTGGAGACACCGCAGAAGGAAAATCAAAACTCCTCAAAGCCGAATAAAGAAGAGGATCAGCCTCTTTCCTATTTAAAGTTTTCAGGGATGGCATTTGAAATGCTCGCCTATATCATCATAGGGTATTGGGTGGGCAATCAATTAGATCAGCATTTCGAATTTGATTCGATTCTCACGCTTGTAGGAATAATGCTAGGAATAGCTGGTGCATTGATCAATTTATTTCGAAAACTGCCAAAAAATTAA
- the atpB gene encoding F0F1 ATP synthase subunit A has protein sequence MTTFKHLKINILLAVFGLFVSQASFAGESKEGEKFDPSTMINHHIMDAHDWHLFDLKDDNGEVHAVSIPLPVILWDNGLQVFMSSEFHHGQNAVESNGNYYFNAHEHIYKTDANGTLEYDEAGVITNVHPLDLSITKNVAMLLINAVVMVLIFLAVARGYKKNAKRAPKGVQSFFEPIIIYVRDEIVKPNVGPKYERYLPYLLSLFFFIWFGNLLGLLPAAANLTGNIAVCMALAGLTLIITLASGRKTYWLHILDPLGNSMPWLAKFPLYLILWPIEILGIFIKPFSLMIRLFANITAGHIIILSIISLTFITQSIAVGVASTAFATVMNMLELFVALLQAYVFTLLTSMYFGQAVEEHH, from the coding sequence ATGACAACATTTAAGCATCTGAAAATCAACATTTTACTAGCGGTTTTCGGTCTGTTTGTATCACAGGCAAGTTTTGCGGGGGAATCGAAAGAAGGAGAAAAATTTGACCCGAGTACGATGATCAATCATCACATCATGGATGCTCATGATTGGCATCTTTTTGATCTCAAAGATGATAATGGTGAAGTACATGCGGTAAGCATCCCATTACCCGTTATCTTATGGGACAATGGATTGCAAGTTTTCATGTCGTCTGAATTCCATCACGGACAAAACGCAGTAGAAAGCAATGGCAATTACTACTTCAATGCGCATGAGCATATATATAAGACAGATGCCAATGGCACTTTGGAATATGATGAAGCTGGTGTCATCACCAATGTACACCCACTAGACCTTTCAATCACTAAAAATGTAGCGATGTTACTTATCAATGCCGTAGTAATGGTTTTGATATTTTTGGCGGTAGCTAGAGGGTATAAGAAAAACGCTAAACGAGCGCCGAAAGGAGTTCAGTCATTTTTCGAGCCTATCATCATTTATGTAAGAGACGAAATTGTGAAGCCAAACGTAGGCCCTAAATATGAAAGGTATTTGCCTTATCTATTGAGTCTATTTTTCTTCATCTGGTTTGGAAACCTGTTAGGCCTCCTTCCAGCAGCAGCTAACCTTACAGGTAATATTGCTGTATGTATGGCATTGGCAGGACTTACCTTGATCATCACATTAGCCTCAGGTAGAAAAACTTACTGGTTGCATATTTTGGATCCATTAGGAAACAGCATGCCCTGGTTGGCAAAATTTCCTTTGTATCTAATCTTATGGCCAATCGAGATATTAGGAATCTTTATTAAGCCTTTCTCATTGATGATTCGTTTGTTTGCGAACATCACAGCAGGGCACATTATTATATTGAGTATCATAAGTTTGACTTTCATCACACAGAGTATCGCAGTAGGAGTAGCTTCTACCGCATTCGCTACAGTGATGAACATGTTAGAACTATTTGTAGCGCTACTACAAGCTTATGTATTTACACTATTGACTTCGATGTATTTCGGACAAGCAGTAGAAGAACATCATTAA
- the atpE gene encoding ATP synthase F0 subunit C: MGAIGAGLAVLGAGLGIGMIGKGATESIARQPEAAGKVQTAMIIAAALIEGVALFAAVIGFMSVNAGN, from the coding sequence ATGGGAGCAATAGGAGCAGGATTAGCAGTACTAGGAGCAGGTCTTGGTATCGGAATGATCGGTAAAGGAGCAACTGAAAGTATCGCTAGACAACCTGAAGCAGCTGGTAAAGTTCAAACAGCAATGATTATCGCAGCAGCCTTGATTGAAGGTGTTGCCTTGTTTGCTGCAGTAATTGGCTTTATGTCTGTAAACGCAGGAAATTAA
- the atpF gene encoding F0F1 ATP synthase subunit B, with the protein MELVTPGIGLIIWQTIVFLAVFGILAAFVWRPITDALRTRESFIQDSLDAAENAKKKIEELKQDNEYLLEEARLERDKMIKDATEIANKIKEDAKDETSKITAKMIEDAKSVINTEKNAALADVKNLVAELSLDIAEKLLKGSLADKKAQETLVKDLVKDIKVN; encoded by the coding sequence ATGGAATTAGTTACCCCCGGTATTGGACTTATCATTTGGCAGACCATCGTATTCTTAGCGGTATTTGGAATATTGGCTGCGTTCGTATGGAGACCAATCACAGATGCGTTGAGAACAAGAGAGTCGTTCATTCAGGACTCATTGGACGCGGCAGAAAATGCCAAAAAGAAAATTGAAGAGCTCAAGCAAGACAATGAATATTTGCTGGAAGAAGCTCGACTAGAAAGAGATAAAATGATCAAAGATGCGACCGAGATTGCTAACAAAATCAAGGAAGACGCGAAAGACGAAACATCTAAGATCACAGCAAAAATGATAGAAGATGCGAAGTCAGTGATCAACACTGAGAAAAACGCAGCTTTAGCCGACGTGAAAAACTTGGTGGCTGAATTGTCATTGGATATTGCTGAGAAACTCTTGAAAGGTAGCTTGGCCGACAAAAAGGCTCAAGAGACATTGGTTAAAGATTTGGTCAAAGACATAAAAGTAAACTGA
- the atpH gene encoding ATP synthase F1 subunit delta — protein MSEFRIASRYAKALLELAEEKKCLDKVVADMEQFTEVCKSNHDLVLMLKNPIISHYKKLAILKEIFKGKVNDLTMSIFEILAKKNREMYLPEVAAAFKSQFYTFKGIVESTITTVHPISDAIRKDISAIVKKITNSDVVLTEKTNPELIGGFVLKIGDKQIDDSVSGKLKELRLQFVDKGYQSKM, from the coding sequence ATGTCAGAATTTAGGATAGCATCGAGATATGCCAAAGCGCTACTAGAGCTGGCTGAAGAAAAAAAGTGTCTAGACAAGGTAGTAGCGGACATGGAGCAATTCACAGAAGTCTGCAAAAGCAACCATGATTTGGTTTTGATGTTGAAAAATCCAATCATTAGCCACTACAAGAAGCTAGCTATCCTTAAGGAAATTTTCAAAGGCAAGGTCAATGACTTGACCATGTCTATTTTTGAAATCCTTGCCAAGAAGAACAGAGAAATGTATTTGCCAGAAGTGGCTGCAGCTTTCAAGTCGCAGTTTTATACTTTCAAAGGCATCGTGGAAAGTACAATTACCACTGTACACCCGATTTCTGATGCAATTAGAAAAGATATCAGTGCCATCGTGAAAAAGATCACAAATAGCGATGTGGTACTTACCGAAAAAACCAATCCTGAGTTGATTGGTGGTTTCGTTTTAAAAATTGGTGATAAACAAATAGATGACAGCGTGAGTGGCAAGTTGAAGGAATTAAGACTTCAGTTTGTAGACAAAGGCTATCAAAGTAAAATGTAA